The following are from one region of the Camarhynchus parvulus chromosome 3, STF_HiC, whole genome shotgun sequence genome:
- the SMIM8 gene encoding small integral membrane protein 8: MSSTKPPNENETPKERKPGLRSVQTTMLFRAVNPELFIKPNKPVMAFGLIAISLCVAYLGYLHATAENKKDLYEAIDSEGSRYMRRKTSKWD; the protein is encoded by the exons ATGTCTTCCACCAAACCTCCgaatgaaaatgaaacacccaaagagagaaaaccagGACTGAGGAGTGTTCAGACAACTATGCTTTTCCGAGCTGTGAACCCAGAGCTTTTCATTAAGCCT aaCAAACCTGTGATGGCGTTTGGACTGATAGCAATTAGCCTCTGTGTGGCCTACCTTGGTTATTTGCATGCAACAGCAGAGAATAAAAAGGACCTCTATGAAGCAATCGACAGTGAGGGGTCCAGATACATGAGGAGGAAAACTTCCAAGTGGGACTGA